The Lagopus muta isolate bLagMut1 chromosome 4, bLagMut1 primary, whole genome shotgun sequence genome has a window encoding:
- the GIMD1 gene encoding GTPase IMAP family member GIMD1, which yields MADSNEMTINLVVLGRTQTGKSAAGNSLLGSLDFESHLSPSSVTTCCSLGHSCRILGITRRNGCELALRVRVLDTPSYPHSSLSKEQVKHTVRSALAHHFREEGLHLALLVLRADLPLCPDENDQTTQFIQELLGPTWKDFTAVLLTHADKAEAAGFSEEAYLHKASSTLLSLLSSVQNKYIFLDNQKSIIKEERTTVLRKLLNFIRQNNSRVLLKHDKE from the exons ATGGCAGACAGCAATGAGATGACAATCAACCTTGTCGTCCTTGGAAGAACTCAAACTGGCAAAAGTGCTGCTGGGAACAGCCTGCTAGGCAGCTTGGACTTCGAAAGCCATCTCTCCCCAAGCTCAGTGACCACTTGTTGCAGTCTTGGGCACAGCTGCCGTATTTTGGGGATTACACGAAGAAATGGCTGTGAGCTAGCTCTCCGCGTTCGGGTACTTGACACTCCAAGCTACCCTCACAGCAGCCTGAGCAAAGAGCAGGTGAAACACACAGTGAGATCTGCCCTGGCTCACCACTTCAGGGAGGAAGGTCTGCATCTTGCTCTTTTAGTCCTGAGGGCTGACTTGCCTCTGTGTCCGGATGAAAATGATCAAACAACTCAGTTCATCCAG GAACTTCTAGGTCCCACATGGAAGGATTTCACTGCAGTTTTACTTACTCACGCTGACAAGGCAGAAGCAGCTGGATTCAGTGAGGAAGCATATTTGCACAAAGCTTCAAGTACCCTGTTGTCACTACTGAGCTCAGTacagaataaatatattttcctagACAACCAGAAGAGCATAATTAAAGAGGAAAGAACTACTGTCTTAAGAAAGCTCTTAAATTTTATAAGACAAAATAATTCTCGAGTACTACTTAAACATGACAAGGAATAG